ACCGGGGTTTATAGGATTAGCCGGAATCCGATGTATTTGGGGATGTTTCTTTTCATTCTGGGTGAATCAATAATTCTTGGATCGATCGGCTCATTTGTTATACCAATCTTGTTTATAATTGTAATAAATAAAAGATTTATATCAACTGAAGAAAAAATGCTTGCTTCTGAATTCAGAGAAAAATATTTGAGTTATTGTAAAGTAGTAAGACGGTGGATTTAAAAACCTGAAATCTTCCGTAAAGAATCTAATAACTGCATTCGTTGAAGTTTAGCTCACCTATCTTTATATTTGGTTACGAAAAGAACGGAATCCTCAATGAAAATTGACAAAGACCTTCAGTCGGTTCAGGAGGCAAGGGACCTTGCCGCAGCCGCAAAAGAAGCCCAACTGGAATTCAAACACTTCAGTCAGGATCAGGTTGACAAAGTTGTAAAAGCGATGGCCGATGCCGGATTCAAAGAAGCCGAGCGTCTGGCAAAGATGGCACACGAAGAGACCGGATTCGGTAAATGGCAGGATAAGGTTACCAAAAACCAGTTCGGGACAAAGGATGTCTGGGAATCGATAAAGGAACTTAAAACTGTAGGCGTAATTGATGTTCAGAAGAACGGCAAGATATTAAAGATTGCAGAGCCGATGGGAGTAGTAGCGGCTTTAATACCTTCAACCAATCCGACATCAACGGCCATGTTTAAGGCAATAATATCATTGAAATGCAGAAACGGAATGGTAGCCAGCCCGCATCCAAAGTCAGTCAATTGTACTTCGGAAGCCTTAAGAATTCTAGCGGAAGCCGCAGAGAAAGCAGGCGCCCCGAAAGGTTTAATCCAATGTATGACGATTCCTACTTTAGAAGGGACCGATGCATTAATGAAGGATAAAAACATAGCAGTTATTTTGGCTACGGGAAGTACTCCGATGGTTCGGGCCGCATACAGTTCCGGCAAACCGGCTTACGGAGTAGGGCCGGGCAATGTACCGGCGTTCATCGAAAGAACTGCCAATTTTCAAAAAGCAGTTGCCGATATTGTATACGGCACAACATTCGATAACGGCGTACTCTGTTCATCCGAACAGGCAATGATTGTTGACAGACCCCTGAGAGAAAAAGTTATAGAAGAAGCAAAGAGAATCGGATGCTATTTCGTAAATGAGGAAGAGAAAAAGAAACTTGAGAACACGGTTGCAAAGGGAGCCAGACTGAATGCAGATATAGTAGGCAAATCTGCGGTATGGATTGCCAATTACGCAGGATTCTCCGTACCTCCAACAACTACAGTTCTGGTAGCAGAGTGTTCATCGGTCGGGAAACAGGAACCATTGTCGATAGAGAAATTATCGCCGATGCTCGCGTTCTACACAGTTGACGGATGGCTTGAAGGATGCCACAGATGCATCGAGCTGCTTGAATTTGGAGGAGTAGGCCATACGCTCGTTATTCATTCGAATGACAAGGAAGTAATAATGAAATTTGCGCTGGAAAAACCGGCATTCAGAATAGTAGTGAATACTCCTTCTTCAGTTGGCGCGGTCGGATATACAACAGCATTAACGCCTTCAATGACTTTAGGCCCGGGCACATGGGGCGGATCAATAGTATCGGAGAATGTTTCTGCAAAACACCTGATGAATATTAAAACCCTGGCATTCGAAGTTCGTCCGGTTAATTCCGGTGCATCGGTATCATCGTTCGATCTGCCAGCCTCACTAAGTACATCCGGTGCAACATCCGAAGGTAATTTTACAAAACAGATTGAAGAGAGGTTAAGAGCCCGTGCGGGCAACCCGGCATCAAATCCGCTCGGTGATATAAGCAGAAAATCAAACAGTCCGGCTAAAGATACAATGCTTGGAGCCGGGATAAGTGAGGCGGAAATTCAGAAGATTATAAAAGAATTTAATAAATAACTTAGCGGTTTAGTGAATTTTTAGTGTCTTACTATTGTTTTCAAAGTGTGATAATTATCATTTCTTATTGATCTTTAAGTCTATATTTTTTACCGTAATTCTTATTTGAGTATATGAAAAATTCGAATTTTCAAAACTGGTCGATCGAAAAAGGCGATTATAAAAGGGATGAAACGTCTACCTGGACGTTTCAGAAAAAAATAATCAGAAAGAGAAGAATTAAAAAAACTGCTTTGATAATTCTTTATACTATTTCTATTTCTGTGATTTCATATATGATCTTCTCTTAATCTCCGGAGTAGCGGTCCAATCTGAATTTTTCACCGAGGTACATTTTTCTGACATCGGAATCCTCGGCAAGATCTTTTGCTGTACCTTCCTTAAATATCTGCCCGTTAATCAAAATGTAAGCCCGGTCGACGATACTGAGTGTTTCATGAACATTATGGTCGGTTATAAGAATTCCAATATTCTTATTCTTAAGGTTGGCGACGATATTCATAATATCTTCAACGGCAATGGGATCGACACCGGCAAACGGTTCATCGAGGAGAATAAATCTCGGTTCAGTAGCAAGAGCGCGTGCTATTTCAGTACGCCTTCTTTCACCGCCGCTCAGTTGGTATCCCATGCTTTTACGAACGTGACCAATACCGAGTTCGTCAAGCAATTTCTCCTGTCTTTCTTTTCTCTCCTTATCGCTGAGCTTCATCATCTGAAGGATTGCCATAATGTTATCTTCAACGCTTAGTCTGCGGAATACGGAAGCTTCCTGAGGAAGGTAACCGACACCCATTTTTGCTCTTTTATACATCGGTTCAGTAGTAATCTCATTTTCATTCAGGAAGACACGTCCTTCAAGAGGTTTTATCATTCCAACAATCATATAAAAAGTTGTTGTTTTTCCGGCACCGTTGGGACCCAGCAATCCAACAACCTCACCCTGCTCAACCGAAACAGAGACCCGGTTAACAACAGCACGTTTTTTATAAACTTTCTTCAGGTTCTCGCCACGCAGAATAAATTTACTTTCCGGATTCATTTAGATCTTCCATTTTTGAATAAATCATTTTTTTACGATTACCTAAAACTGAATTCTGGTCGGGTCTGTTTTCATAAATAATAAACGAAGGGATCGTAAACTCCTTCTCTTTTCCAAGGATTAAATTTTCAGGATGATATTCGGTTGCCGGATTACCGTAAAACTTTACGTCGGATACCTCATTATCCTGAAAATATATAACCGTTCTTTCTGAACTCGACTTAAGAAGCCCATTAGGTTCACCTTCTTCAAATAGATAGTAGATACTGAGAACATTACCCGAAGCTTCGGTTTTCTGAAGCCCTTCTTTGCCAAACGACATTTTTATTTCCCGGCCGGATAACTGATCATATTTTAAGATATAATTCTGATTTGTTGAAATAATTGAGGCGTTAGAATTCAGAAGCAGTTCTTTCATACGGTTCTCTTCAAGGAAAATATTAATCGTATCACCAAGCAACTGCGTATTCTCGTTCCAGATAACAGGGGGAGTGGATTTTTCGGGCGGCCGTTGAGTAAACAGGTGGTCGGCCTCCTGATAGAAAACCGTAAAATCATTTACCGAAGCGAAACCGCTTCTGGCAATCCTAACAGAATCCGTTGCCACAAGCCGTTTAACAGAATCGTCGAACGCCTCCATCAGTCTGGAGGAGATAACGAGTGTATCAGGCTCACCGTTCGAGGTTGTATCAATTTTTACAAGAATAGGGTTATCAGATATTTTTGAATACTTCAGCTGCTTGTAATCCTCAAGATTATCGGCAAATATGGCAAGGCGATTCTTTGGATCATAAATCAAGATATTGTTATATGCAAACGTGATTTTGGTATTTCTGTAATGAACCAGACTATCGGCAAAGAGAACAGATGTGGAATCCTGAACTTTCACTCTACCTGCAGCGACTGCTTTATCCTCATCATTAAAATAAGTAAGCCGATCAGAATCCATCCGGGAGACAGGGTCTTCCAGACGTACCCTGTTAATAAACTTAGCCCGCTTTTCATCAAAATAATAATAACCTGTATCAGCATTCAGGTTAACGTGCCCGTCGAATAGTGATACTCCCGAATTAGAATATGCTATTTTAGAATCGCCGTAATAAAAACCCGATGCAGTATTAATAATAACACTATCCTGAGTAACGACAACATTTCCGATCAGTTCCGCCTCATTACGGGCCAGGTATTGTATCGCTTTACTGCAGGTAATACGGACATCACCCTGTGTTATTACTACATTACCGATTACTTCCCTTATACTTTCCCCGTTAACCATCTTACCGACTAAAGTTTCGCCGTTAACAATCATATTTTCCCTCGCCTGAGCGAAGAGAGCCGGGGAGACAAAAAGAATGGACAATATTAAAATTCTATTTATCACTGTTTTTTATTGTTTACTGATGCGGAATAAGTAACCTTGAAGATTACATAGTTGTGAAGGTGCTGATCCGATTCCATACCATAACCTTCAATTATTTCTTTGGAAGAACGGATGCTTACAAATTTATCCGTCATAATTTTCTCATCGTTGTTGCGCCATTTCAATTCGGTTGTTCTTAAGACTGTACCGCTGTCGTTAACGGCCACAACACTATCAATTGCATACATATCCATTGTAAGGTCGTCCACTTTACCGCGTTTCGAAGTTAAAACTGTAGTAACAGACTGTTCAGGATTATAGAAATTTATTTTAACGCCTTCAAGCAGAGTAATTTTCTGAAGATCGTATTTTTTCAGGTGGTCGGAAAAGAGTACCGCACGGGTTTTACCTTCATTTGTAAAAGTGATTTTGCTGTTCCAGCTCTCATGAGAAGGGATTTCAGTTGCTGATTTATTATTCTCTATGATCGGTTTGATCTTTTCATCGGAACAGTAGACAAGAAGAATAATTATAAGAGCGGATATAAATAATCTCATCTGGTTTGTAATCCGAGTTTTACAAGGTCATGGAGGTGAACAATACCCTCAGGCCGGTTCATTTCGTCAACGACAATTAGTGAAGTGATATTATGGTTTTCCATCTGCTGGAGAGCAAAGGATGCCAGCAGATCCTTCTTAAGAGTTTTCGGTTTTCGCGTCATTACTTCCAAAGCCGAAAGATTTTTTATATCGAGCGTTTTTTCGAGCAACCGTCTCAGGTCCCCGTCGGTTATGATACCCGACAGCAGCCCTTCGGAATCAACCACGCAGGTCATTCCAAGCCGCTTCGAAGTAATCGCAAAAATTGTATCCTTGATTGATGTATTCTCGGTAACGACAGGGATATCGTTCCCTTTAATCATAATCTCGGAAATTTTAAGGGAAAGCCTTTTACCCAGGCTTCCGCCCGGATGAAGCAATCCGAAGTCCTCTTCCGAGAATCCGCGCAGTTCGAGAAGTGTTATTGCGAGAGCATCGCCCATTGCCAGAGCGGCTGTAGTTGATGCAGTAGGCGCAAGGTCGTATGGGCATGCTTCCTCCTTAACGCTAACATCCAGAATTATATCGCATTCTTCCGCAAGCCTTGAATTCTTTTCCCCGAGCATGCCGATAAGCTTTACATTAATTCTTTTGAACATCGGGATAAGCTGAATCAATTCCTCCGTATGGCCGCTTTTAGAAATCAGAATTACAATATCATCCTTTCTAACCATTCCCAGATCACCGTGCAGAGCATCTGTCGGATGAAGGAAAATAGAAGCAGTACCCGTGGAATTCATTGTAGCAACAATTTTACGCGCAATAATTCCAGATTTCCCAACTCCTGTAAATACAACTCTGCCATTGGAATGAAGGATTGCTCTAACAGCACGGACAAAGTCCTTATTGATGCTTCCGGATAGATTAAGAACCGAATTACCTTCGATTCTTATTACCTCTTTTCCTTTCGCCAAAATCTGTTCTTCGGACACATTACCTCTGAAGATTAATTATTAGAATGAGCTGATTTAATTAGTCCTAAAATTTCATTTAATAAAGAACCCGTATCAGATCCTTTAATGATATACTTAACCGACCGTTTAACATTCCTCCCTGCCCAGGAAGGAGCAGCAGATACTCCGCATTTAGCAAGAAGCGGAAGATCCAGAACTTCATCACCCGCATAAAAGAGATTTGAGAAACCGATTGATAACCTTCCAATCAGTTTTTCGACTTCATTTACTTTTTCCAAAGAAGAGGAAATAACAGTAATTGATGTATCCTTCTTCAACTCGGATATCAATTCATCCTCCGGCCTGGCAGAAACAATTCCGAACGATAATCCATATTTCTTAATTTCTTCAGAAAATTTTTTTATCTCTTTAAGAAACGGAACAGGATCCTCATTCCCCGATTTATTATGAATAAGCACACCATCGAGGTCGAACAGGAATAATTTCACATTTTTAAGGAGCAGAAGAAGATTATTTTTCATTTTTAACAATCGAATCGATTTCTTTAATTGTAATGAGTAACCGTCTCAGAGATGAAAGCGGCAACTGGCTGCCTGAATCGCTTAGAGCTTTATCGGGCTCCGGATGAACTTCCAGAAAGAGGCCGTCGACACCAACAGCAACAGCGGCTTTAGCAAGAGCCGGGATAAATTTTCTCTCTCCCCCGCTGAAACCTCCCTGACCCGGGATTTGAACTGCGTGTGTTGCATCCATTACTACGGGATACCCGATAGTTTTCATTATTTCCAATCCGCGCATATCAACTACAAGATTATGATAGCCAAAAGTAGTTCCTCTTTCAGTCATCAGTATTTTACGGTTCCCGGTCGATTCAATTTTTCCGGCAACATATTTCATATCCTCCGGAGCGAGGAATTGACCCTTCTTAACATTAACAGTTTTACCGGTTCTGCCTGCAGCAATAAGCAACTCAGTTTGACGGCAAAGAAATGCAGGAATCTGAAGTACATCTGCAAATTCCGAGACCAGATCAATTTCTTTTTCAGAATGGACGTCGGTTAATAAAGTAAGATCGAATTCCAGCTTAATTTTTTTCAGAATTCTGATCGCTTCATTCATCTCGAGACCCGAGAATGTGCCGATGCTTGTCCGGTTTGCTTTTTTATAACTCGATTTGAAGATGAACGGAATCTTAAGCTCACCGGTTATTTTAAGAATTTCTTCAGCGGTTCGAAGTGTTATTGATTCATTTTCCACAACACAGGGACCTGCAATAAGAACAAGTGGATGCCCGCTTCCAATATTAATTTTACCTGTTTGGACCATAATTATTTTCTCTAATTAAAAAGATTCTCCTGATCTTTGATCTGTCCCCGTTTTTTATTGAACCGGGAATAAGCAAGGTCGGTTGCTTCCCTGCCCCGCGGAGTACGCTGAATAAATCCCTGCTGGATTAAAAAAGGTTCATATACTTCTTCAATTGTTCCTGCATCTTCGTTAACCGCGACCGAGAGAGTATTAAGCCCTACCGGTCCGCCGTTAAACTTTTCTATAATTGTAAGAATAATCTCCTTATCCATTTCATCCAGGCCGAATTCATCAACCTCGAGTGCAGTCAGAGCTTTTTTTGCAATAGAAGCATCTACAATTTTTCTGTTCTCATAGTCTGCGAAGTCGCGGGTTCTTCTTAGAAGTCTGTTCGCTATACGCGGGGTTCCTCTCGACCGCTTGGCAAGTTCAGTACATGCATCGGTATCGATTCTAATATCGAGCAGTCCGGCGGAGCGTTCAATTATTTTTTTGATGAGATTGCTTTCGTAGTAATCGAGCCGGGATTTAATTCCGAATCTGTCGCGAAGCGGAGCCGTTAAGAGTCCCGCTCTTGTTGTCGCACCGATAAGAGTATACTTAGGAAGTTTTATCTGAACCGTTCGTGCATTAGGGCCGCTATCGATCATAATATCGAGCTTATAGTCCTCCATCGCGGAGTAGAGATATTCTTCGACAACGGGACTGAGCCGATGGATTTCATCGATGAAGAGCACAGATTTTTCTTCCAGATTGGTAAGGATACCGGCAAGGTCACCCGGTTTTTCGAGAACAGGCCCTGAGGATACTTTAATCTTAACACCCATTTCGTTAGCAATGATATGTGCTAAAGTAGTTTTGCCTAAACCGGGCGGGCCGGTTAGCAGAACATGATCGAGCGCGTCGCCCCTTTTTTTAGCAGCGCCGATAAAAACTTTAAGATTATCGGTTATTCTTGACTGCCCTGTAAAATCATCAAACTTTTTAGGGCGAATCGAGATTTCGATTTTCTTTTCATCATCAGCAGGGGATGGATTTAGATTATCCGATCTTTTTTTCAAATTTATTCCAGTTAAATTTCTGATGGAGCCAATTTTGTTTTTTTATACATTTTATACTTCTCAATACCAAGGACCATAACAGCCATTAGAGCTATCATCAAAACGGCTGAAATAATTGAACTGTAGATATCCATCCTTCTCGAAAAAATCAAATTTAATCCTGGTATCCAGGCGCTTCCGTAAAGAATAATTGAATGGACAGCATAAACAAGCAATGTATGCCTGCCGACCTGTTTAACAAATTCGGGAATACTCTTAAGTTTAAGAGCGAGAAAGGACATAAGACTATTAAGCAGGAGCACTAATCCAATTCGCATAGTAATTACATAAAGATTATCTGTCCAATAACCCTGCTTGTTATAGAAAATATTTTCTATCAATTCAATTCCCTGCGAAAGGCCAAGAAATGCAAGACCGATTAACAAAAGCCGTAAAGAGAATTTATAGCTTGTAAAGGAGACAGGATTATGTGCAAGGTAACTACCCAGCATCGCTCCGCCAATAACATATCCAGCCCAGGGGAAAAGCGGGAAATAGGAGCCTGTACCGTGATAAAAATATGCGGCAAACGGAACAGGAAGAAAGTTAGCCCAGTTTATTTTTTCAGTCAATGAATATAGAAGAAAGAAAAAGAGGGCGCCCAGGGTAAAAATTAAGTAATCCGGCAGTTTAAATTTATCAGCAATTAGGGAAAGAATCAGGACAAAGAGAAGACCGAATCCGATAAGATGGAGAGCGTCAACCACAAAAAAACCGCGCCACTGTTCGAACGTGACCACGCTGAAGTTAAAGACTGTATAAGTTGGATAACGAAGCAGATAGCCGATTAATACCAGAACAACAAAACGGATCAGCCCTTTTTTAACCCTCGGATTTTCAAAAAAGGGTACATTATAGGATCTAAGCAGATATGTAAATACCACACCGGACGTAAACATAAAGATAGGTGCCGTGAATCCTCTTATAAAAAACCAGATTGAAAATAATGGAGAGTCCATCGTTCTGTATTCATCGGCAAGGAATGTGTCTATCGTATGCCCCTGAACCATCATAAGGACGGCGAGCGCACGCATCATATCAAGAAAAATAATTCTAATCCGGTTTTCAGAAGCCATTAAGAATCCTTAACTACTGTTCAAAAATAAACAAAGAATCCGTTTTATTAAACTATAATTGATGATAATAAAAAACCCCCGGAAACGGGGGGTTTAGAAAGGGAATGATCAATTTTTCGGGTGGCTGACAACCCATTCTTTCAGAAATTTTATTATTTCAGTTGTAGGA
This Melioribacteraceae bacterium DNA region includes the following protein-coding sequences:
- a CDS encoding aldehyde dehydrogenase family protein, which codes for MKIDKDLQSVQEARDLAAAAKEAQLEFKHFSQDQVDKVVKAMADAGFKEAERLAKMAHEETGFGKWQDKVTKNQFGTKDVWESIKELKTVGVIDVQKNGKILKIAEPMGVVAALIPSTNPTSTAMFKAIISLKCRNGMVASPHPKSVNCTSEALRILAEAAEKAGAPKGLIQCMTIPTLEGTDALMKDKNIAVILATGSTPMVRAAYSSGKPAYGVGPGNVPAFIERTANFQKAVADIVYGTTFDNGVLCSSEQAMIVDRPLREKVIEEAKRIGCYFVNEEEKKKLENTVAKGARLNADIVGKSAVWIANYAGFSVPPTTTVLVAECSSVGKQEPLSIEKLSPMLAFYTVDGWLEGCHRCIELLEFGGVGHTLVIHSNDKEVIMKFALEKPAFRIVVNTPSSVGAVGYTTALTPSMTLGPGTWGGSIVSENVSAKHLMNIKTLAFEVRPVNSGASVSSFDLPASLSTSGATSEGNFTKQIEERLRARAGNPASNPLGDISRKSNSPAKDTMLGAGISEAEIQKIIKEFNK
- the lptB gene encoding LPS export ABC transporter ATP-binding protein, which codes for MNPESKFILRGENLKKVYKKRAVVNRVSVSVEQGEVVGLLGPNGAGKTTTFYMIVGMIKPLEGRVFLNENEITTEPMYKRAKMGVGYLPQEASVFRRLSVEDNIMAILQMMKLSDKERKERQEKLLDELGIGHVRKSMGYQLSGGERRRTEIARALATEPRFILLDEPFAGVDPIAVEDIMNIVANLKNKNIGILITDHNVHETLSIVDRAYILINGQIFKEGTAKDLAEDSDVRKMYLGEKFRLDRYSGD
- a CDS encoding OstA-like protein produces the protein MSILFVSPALFAQARENMIVNGETLVGKMVNGESIREVIGNVVITQGDVRITCSKAIQYLARNEAELIGNVVVTQDSVIINTASGFYYGDSKIAYSNSGVSLFDGHVNLNADTGYYYFDEKRAKFINRVRLEDPVSRMDSDRLTYFNDEDKAVAAGRVKVQDSTSVLFADSLVHYRNTKITFAYNNILIYDPKNRLAIFADNLEDYKQLKYSKISDNPILVKIDTTSNGEPDTLVISSRLMEAFDDSVKRLVATDSVRIARSGFASVNDFTVFYQEADHLFTQRPPEKSTPPVIWNENTQLLGDTINIFLEENRMKELLLNSNASIISTNQNYILKYDQLSGREIKMSFGKEGLQKTEASGNVLSIYYLFEEGEPNGLLKSSSERTVIYFQDNEVSDVKFYGNPATEYHPENLILGKEKEFTIPSFIIYENRPDQNSVLGNRKKMIYSKMEDLNESGK
- the lptC gene encoding LPS export ABC transporter periplasmic protein LptC, whose amino-acid sequence is MRLFISALIIILLVYCSDEKIKPIIENNKSATEIPSHESWNSKITFTNEGKTRAVLFSDHLKKYDLQKITLLEGVKINFYNPEQSVTTVLTSKRGKVDDLTMDMYAIDSVVAVNDSGTVLRTTELKWRNNDEKIMTDKFVSIRSSKEIIEGYGMESDQHLHNYVIFKVTYSASVNNKKQ
- a CDS encoding KpsF/GutQ family sugar-phosphate isomerase; this translates as MSEEQILAKGKEVIRIEGNSVLNLSGSINKDFVRAVRAILHSNGRVVFTGVGKSGIIARKIVATMNSTGTASIFLHPTDALHGDLGMVRKDDIVILISKSGHTEELIQLIPMFKRINVKLIGMLGEKNSRLAEECDIILDVSVKEEACPYDLAPTASTTAALAMGDALAITLLELRGFSEEDFGLLHPGGSLGKRLSLKISEIMIKGNDIPVVTENTSIKDTIFAITSKRLGMTCVVDSEGLLSGIITDGDLRRLLEKTLDIKNLSALEVMTRKPKTLKKDLLASFALQQMENHNITSLIVVDEMNRPEGIVHLHDLVKLGLQTR
- a CDS encoding HAD hydrolase family protein, which gives rise to MKNNLLLLLKNVKLFLFDLDGVLIHNKSGNEDPVPFLKEIKKFSEEIKKYGLSFGIVSARPEDELISELKKDTSITVISSSLEKVNEVEKLIGRLSIGFSNLFYAGDEVLDLPLLAKCGVSAAPSWAGRNVKRSVKYIIKGSDTGSLLNEILGLIKSAHSNN
- the kdsA gene encoding 3-deoxy-8-phosphooctulonate synthase; this encodes MVQTGKINIGSGHPLVLIAGPCVVENESITLRTAEEILKITGELKIPFIFKSSYKKANRTSIGTFSGLEMNEAIRILKKIKLEFDLTLLTDVHSEKEIDLVSEFADVLQIPAFLCRQTELLIAAGRTGKTVNVKKGQFLAPEDMKYVAGKIESTGNRKILMTERGTTFGYHNLVVDMRGLEIMKTIGYPVVMDATHAVQIPGQGGFSGGERKFIPALAKAAVAVGVDGLFLEVHPEPDKALSDSGSQLPLSSLRRLLITIKEIDSIVKNEK
- the ruvB gene encoding Holliday junction branch migration DNA helicase RuvB, producing the protein MKKRSDNLNPSPADDEKKIEISIRPKKFDDFTGQSRITDNLKVFIGAAKKRGDALDHVLLTGPPGLGKTTLAHIIANEMGVKIKVSSGPVLEKPGDLAGILTNLEEKSVLFIDEIHRLSPVVEEYLYSAMEDYKLDIMIDSGPNARTVQIKLPKYTLIGATTRAGLLTAPLRDRFGIKSRLDYYESNLIKKIIERSAGLLDIRIDTDACTELAKRSRGTPRIANRLLRRTRDFADYENRKIVDASIAKKALTALEVDEFGLDEMDKEIILTIIEKFNGGPVGLNTLSVAVNEDAGTIEEVYEPFLIQQGFIQRTPRGREATDLAYSRFNKKRGQIKDQENLFN
- a CDS encoding heparan-alpha-glucosaminide N-acetyltransferase domain-containing protein, which gives rise to MASENRIRIIFLDMMRALAVLMMVQGHTIDTFLADEYRTMDSPLFSIWFFIRGFTAPIFMFTSGVVFTYLLRSYNVPFFENPRVKKGLIRFVVLVLIGYLLRYPTYTVFNFSVVTFEQWRGFFVVDALHLIGFGLLFVLILSLIADKFKLPDYLIFTLGALFFFLLYSLTEKINWANFLPVPFAAYFYHGTGSYFPLFPWAGYVIGGAMLGSYLAHNPVSFTSYKFSLRLLLIGLAFLGLSQGIELIENIFYNKQGYWTDNLYVITMRIGLVLLLNSLMSFLALKLKSIPEFVKQVGRHTLLVYAVHSIILYGSAWIPGLNLIFSRRMDIYSSIISAVLMIALMAVMVLGIEKYKMYKKTKLAPSEI